AATCTGTAGTGGACTGCAGTGTAGATTATTGACAGCATTTGGGGTCAAATTGAAacccacagcttcatcttgaaTGACATTCCTTACAGTAGTTTTATTTCATTGTGGCGGGAGGATTAAGGTCCATTTCCTCCTGATATGTATCTAGAAAAATGCCTTAACTCAGTGCCAGGCAGGTTTGACTGTGATTTCAGTGGGCTGTTTGTACCTATATGAATTAGTTTTTGATATGTTCACCTTCCTTTCCCCCCCCATGAACAGGAGGCTAAACTGACTGATCAACTCCCCCTCATCATTGTGTGCGACCGCTTTGACTTTGTCCACGACCTGGTCCTGTACCTGTACCGCAACAACCTGCAGAAATACATTGAAATCTACGTTCAGAAGGTTTGTATTTACTGCCAAAATGTCTGAGCTCTTGCCCTAGTCTCTCTTCTCAATTTTTAATTGCTTTTGAAAATGATCGTTTGTGCTGATTTTCATTTAGTTTTCGAGCATAGTTGCCTTCAACCGGTACAGACTGGGGTTGCCTGTGCTGCATGTCAAAATGCCATCTTCAAACAGGTGAACCCCAGCCGTCTGCCTGTGGTGATTGGTGGGCTCCTGGACGTGGACTGCTCTGAGGACGTCATCAAGAACCTCATCTTGGTGGTCCGGGGCCAGTTTTCCACCGACGAACTGGTGGCTGAGGTCGAGAAGAGGAACAGGTCCTACCGCTCTGCGTTTTATTGGATTTAATTAGATCCCATCTGACTGCTTGCATCTCCCAGATGAAAGTAAAAAGCAAAATGCAAGGGTGTAAATTAATTGAACTGAAAATAAGActtcaaatatttatttactgCTGAATGCTAGTAGCAGCAGCATTTATACATGTCAGTATTTTACTCTAGTAGACCAGAAATTATAACCTTGGAGGGTTCACTGGCAGCTTCCACACAGAAGCTGCCAGTGGATGGAGCTGGCAGTGCCAGTGGATGGTCTTGGATGGAGCTGAATGTCTTCCCGATGCAGCCCTTGCTTCAGATGAGCCGTGTGCTCAAATACTGGCTGTCCGTGTTGCGCAGGCTGAAGCTGCTGCTTCCCTGGCTGGAGTCGCGCATCCATGAAGGCTGCGAGGAGCCTGCTACTCACAACGCCCTAGCCAAGATCTACATCGACAGCAACAACAACCCTGAGCGTTTCCTGCGGGAGAACCCCTACTACGACAGCCGCGTGGTTGGCAAGTACTGCGAGAAGAGGGACCCCCACCTGGCCTGCGTGGCTTATGAGCGAGGGCAGTGTGACCAGGAACTCATTAATGTGAGTGCCTCCGGCGGAGTGATGGTCTCCTTTAAGCAAGGTGAGAGCCTGGAAGGTAACGCGTGTTGTTTTATATGGATGCAGGTCTGCAATGAGAACTCCCTCTTCAAGAGTCTGTCCCGCTACCTGGTGCGCCGCAGGGACCCTGATCTCTGGGCTAGTGTACTTCTGGAGACCAACCCCTACAGAAGACCTCTTATTGACCAGGTGAGTATTGTCCTTCCTGGGACGCTTTGAAGATTTGCTTTTCTGGATTCTGGTGCAGGCATGAACTTCCCTGGATGTGACTGCTGCTTATACCTTTTCTTCTTTTACTCAAGGTTGTTCAGACTGCTCTGTCAGAAACACAGGATCCAGAGGAGGTGTCAGTCACAGTCAAGGCCTTCATGACAGCAGACCTTCCAAATGAACTCATTGAGCTTCTGGAGAAGATTGTGTTGGACAACTCGGTCTTCAGTGAACACAGGTAAATAGGTTCTCCCTGCTTTAATGTTTGTATTCTGCATCATGCATGTGTCGTGGTGACAAGTCATTTCCATATGTCTCCCTAATTAGGAATCTGCAGAACCTCCTCATCCTTACAGCCATCAAAGCCGACCGAACTCGTGTGATGGAGTACATCAACCGCCTTGACAATTACGATGCTCCAGATATTGCTAATATTGCCATCAGCAATGAGCTCTTTGAAGAGGCCTTTGCTATTTTCAGGAAGTTTGATGTCAACACGTCTGCCGTGCAGGTACAAAAAAAGCCATTTGTGTTTCCCCGCCACCCTGATATTTAATAAACGAAACATGCTGCTGATTTCCTGTTGCGTTTCAGGTTCTGATTGAGCACATTGGAAACCTGGACCGGGCTTATGAGTTTGCTGAGCGCTGCAATGAGCCGGCTGTGTGGAGCCAGCTGGCTAAGGCCCAGCTGCAGAAGGGTTTGGTGAAGGAGGCCATCGACTCCTACATCAAGGCTGACGATCCATCAGCATACATGGAGGTGGTGCAGGCAGCTAACCAAAGTGGTAAGAGGCAAAATCTGACTCTTGGCAGCCTTACTGTTGGTGGAACCACATCGTGTTTAGAGCTTCTCTAAGTACTCtaagcatttttttattttttttataggcAACTGGGAGGATCTTGTGAAGTTCTTGCAGATGGCCCGGAAGAAGGCGCGCGAATCTTATGTGGAGACGGAGCTGATTTTTGCTCTAGCTAAAACCAACCGCCTCGCCGAGCTTGAGGAGTTCATTAATGGACCCAACAATGCTCATATCCAGCAAGTATGTATCGCGTGTTTACACAAGAAACGTGATAAATATGATCAAGAAGCACGTTATATACACAAGGTAGTATTGTGAATGTTTGTGAAGTagacatatttttcttttttgctttctcTAAAGGTTGGTGACCGATGCTACGATGAGAAGATGTACGAAGCCGCTAAGTTGCTGTACAACAACGTCTCCAACTTTGGACGGCTGGCTTCCACCCTGGTCCACCTTGGGGAATACCAGGCTGCAGTGGATGGAGCTCGTAAGGCCAACAGCACTCGCACCTGGAAGGAGGTAAGTTCCGTGTGTTGGAAATGAAGCTGTTGCTCCAGTAAGGCTTAGGGTGTTTTCTCCAGTTAACACCTTTTTGCCACTGTCCAGGTCTGCTTCGCCTGTGTGGATGGGAAGGAGTTCCGCCTGGCTCAGATGTGTGGCCTTCACATTGTAGTTCATGCTGATGAGTTGGAGGAGCTGATCAACTACTACCAGGTAACATCCAAAACCGCCTGAACAAGGCTAAGGAATTATTCTTCTTTCTCAttctgggtaaaaaaaaaaattgatgtccACTAAAGAAACGctgatgtcccccccccacacccaccaccCACAGGACCGTGGCTACTTTGAGGAGCTGATCACCATGCTGGAGGCAGCCCTAGGACTGGAGAGGGCACACATGGGCATGTTCACAGAGCTGGCCATCCTCTACTCCAAGTTCAAGCCACAGAAGATGAGGGAGCACCTGGAGCTCTTCTGGTCTCGCGTCAACATCCCGAAGGTGAAGTTAAGAGCCGTAGTGTCCGATAGTGATAGGCTGCCTGGTATgtcgaatgaatgaatgaatgaatgaaatcaGAAATGGCTTTCTGATTGCTTGGACACTTGACTGATGGTTTGTTTGCATTGTAGGTTTTGAGGGCTGCAGAACAGGCCCACCTGTGGGCAGAGCTGGTCTTTCTGTACGACAAGTATGAGGAGTATGACAACGCCATCATCACCATGATGAACCACCCAACAGATGCTTGGAAAGAAGGGCAGTTCAAAGACATCATCACCAAGGTGCAAGATTGGGCAGTACGCTTGACTGCCATGTAATTAAATCTGTAATACTAGCTTTTCAGGACCTTACTGCTTTGAATATGTTACTGGTTTTTAAGATCAAATCTCTTCTTGAGCTGTTTTGAAACACAGCTTTTGTCTTTATTTGAAGGTGGCCAATGTGGAACTGTATTACAAAGCAATCCAGTTCTACTTGGAGTTCAAACCGTTGTTGCTGAATGACCTGCTCATTGTGCTGTCCCCGCGTCTTGACCATTCCCGCGCAGTCAACTTCTTCTCCAAGGTAGCAGTCTGTCTTGCATGTATATTTCCTGATATCCTCTTTGtcattgtaaatattttatttgacttTGTAAAACATTTGTAATCAACATTTAGGGTGTTGAATGATTAGCCTTACTGAATGATCACATTATTCCTGTTCTTAatagtaatttttttttccctttcaggTTAAACAGCTGCCACTGGTAAAACCATATCTTCGGTCTGTACAGAATCATAACAACAAGTCAGTCAATGAGGCACTTAACAATCTCTTCATCACAGAGGAAGATTATCAGGTCAGTGAAATATACAACTTGCTTTGACCCCTGTTAATGTTCTCTAATAGTCTGAGCATTTGGACCAGCCACCTAATGCAGTTGAGCATGAAGACCACTGGCTTGACTCTCACTGTTCATGTCCCCAGGCCCTGCGGACGTCCATAGACGCCTATGATAACTTCGATAACATCTCATTGGCCCAGCGTCTGGAGAAACACGAGCTCATTGAATTCAGAAGAATTGCTGCATACCTTTTTAAGGGTAACAACCGTTGGAAACAAAGCGTGGAGCTCTGCAAGAAGGACAAACTCTACAAGGTGTGTAGTGGTTCTGTGCTTGTAAGGAGAACTTGTTACCTCTGTTGATCTGTAAGATCATATCGTCTTCATGTGCTCTAGGAGTTCTGCATTGCTTCTAGTGTAGTCCACTTTTAGTACTTCCATCACAAGGCAGGAGTGCACCATTTGTACAAGAGGATTGGTCTTCATTAGGAATGGAGCTCCTGTTGATTGTATAGAATCTGTGACATGTGTAAGATGTTTAGCactgtactgaaagctgctaTGAATGTTCCCTGTCCTGGCAAaccaggatgccatgcagtACGCCTCTGAGTCCAAGGACATTGAGCTGGCGGAGGAGCTCCTCCAGTGGTTCCTTCAGGAGGATAAGAAGGAGTGCTTCGCCGCATGTCTCTTCACCTGCTACGACCTGCTCCGGCCAGACGTGGTCCTGGAGACCGCCTGGAGGCACAACATCATGGACTTCTCCATGCCCTACTTCATCCAGGTCATGAGGGAGTACTTGAGTAAGGTAAGTTGGGGACTTTCCGGCGTGGCTTCTTGCGCTAACGTGCGTTAGCATCTCTGACCAAATTATAAGGCTAAGTCCCCATCTGCTCTGTCCTGTAGCACCTTAGATCCAAAAGCTGTTACTCTCAGTAGCGCAGACCATTGTGTGAAAACCTCTTAATCTGTTGGTCGGTCTCATGCGATCCTCAATCATGTACTAGCTTTAACCTCAAGCATTAACCTatgcttaaccccccccccccatcccccccaagGCGGCCTTTTTTTCCCAGTTATTCATTATCGCTGCTATACAGATATAGCCGTAGGTATGTCTTGCAGGGATGCTCTTTAGGCTTGGCGTGATACATCAGTAGCTCTGGCTTTCTCCACCGTACATACTGACCAAATAAAGAGGCACTCAGGGTTGGTGTCTTGAAGCTTCACTCGTCTATGATCGTTTCCATACCAGTACAAATAGCGCGCTTTCCCTACCTGTAGCTTTTCTAGGCATCGCACCAGCTCCAGGGTGAATATGCATAGTTACACTCTAAATATCAGCCTGCAGAAACTGGCAGTAACCCTGGTTGCAGCTTATTGACTGATTTCATTTGTAGCCATCAACATAATCAGGCAAGTTGCATTTTATCAAGTTTCTCTGATTTATGACTGGGGAAAATGCGACACACCATCCTTTTGAATGGCACAGTTAAGTGGTATACAAGTTGTGCCTGATGCATGCTTATGAGTTATGTGCAAGAAGGAAACCGTTTTCGTGGGAATGTGTtagaatacaaaataaataatacgCTGTGAAAGGATGATCACCTGGGTTTTTAAATGTAATGCTCACTTTGCACGTAACAGAGCCGCTATCTGCATTTATGTGGCAGTGGATGTGTTGACTTATCTTTACCTCTGACCTAAAAATTGCTTTCTTGCTTGTTTTCTCCCCTCTTTTTGGCAGTGGTTTCGCCCTCAACTTGCTTTTCTTAATTATGTAAAATGAAGTTTGTTGTTTTTCTAAGCTGCACCTCTGAATTCCTTTTCAGGTTGATGCAATTAAGGAAAAGGTGAAAGTAGattcttccattttttttttacttcctgTCTGGAGGACTGGTACCCCAGGAATCTGCATGAGTTGTTTTCTTTCCATAATACACTGCTGCTTTTGAAACAACACATTCACTAGTGTCTTCCCTAAACCCGACTCTAGTGTAGGCAGACTTCTAGAACCTTCAACCTGTAGACTCGTAGATACTAATTAACCAGTCGTGTGACGTGAATTAATCCACTAAACAGCAATCTGCCATTGGTTGCCAGTCCTGTCACCCCACCAACACCGCTGAGCCAGATGTTTGAGTGTAAGGTTACATATAAAGTTTAGTCCTGAAGTCACCCATTGTACTCAAGTGGAGGGAAGGTCTTGGCACTTATTGGACAAAAGTGGTCTTCAGTGGACTGTAAACCAGTTGTagaatgctttaaaaattaatttagcCAAACAATGTACCTTGTTTACGTGGTTTATGGAGTGACTGTTCTCTTCTGAAGCATGAGGTTTTTAAAGTTTAAAAATTGATCAAAGATTCTAACATTTTAGGAGTTACCAAAAGAGTGCAGATACGACCTTCATGGTCATAATCTATCTTTCAAAATGCCTGATATAGCGGTTATATTTTGATATTTACAGTAACCCTTTATTTCATGTATTGTTAAATTTTAGTTGAACTGCGTTGAAACAAATGAGTCCCAGTCATGGTTATAACAGTGTTAGAACCCACACATCTGTGTGATGTCAGTGTTGTGTCAGAAATGAATTTAAGACTCTAAGACTCTTATCCATGAGTTTTTCAGTGCAGCAGAAATACAGCATGGGAACGTTTTAATCCAGGTTGCTGATTTTCAGGCCCAATATTAACCTGTAGCCCTGAGGCAAAGCTGAGGTCCTTCACTGAGCTTCAGGCCGAGAATGAGCACgcgggtgcgtgtgtgtgcgcgcgtgtgtgtacgTATGTGCGTGCGATATGTGACACGCCTCTTTTGGAGCGAGCATGCGTGCCCTCTGTTGGCTAGAACGTCACTGCTTAAGGggcaggagacgtcgcttctgGCTGTGCGTACTTCTTGGAAAGCCCTGAATGGCTTTACAAATCATCTGCTCTCACTTTTGGCTTCTgtgctcccaccccccccccaccccccatgcacACATTTAACCTCAAATGTCACATAACTAGCATGTGTTTTCCTCCTTTGTGATGGTCCTACAGCTTGTTGAAATACCTGGAAAGAGCCTTTTTAACAATACTTACTGAATTCCCTAACAATGTATGTATGGAACTGAACCCAATTTTCACGATTGGTGTAGGGTATGTTACCAAAGTAGCCGATGCTGTTCCTCCCTACCGTAAGTGTCACCATGAAGGAAGTGTCCTGTTCCTCTGCCTGCTTGTCTTCCTAGTACTTTTTGCTACCTTTTTGCTGCACCTTATAGCCTCAAAGCAAATCATATTTCTAACATCTTCGGCAAACCTTCCACTTTGTGCTACGCTTCTAAAATTTGTGTTCTGATGGGAATTTTAGATTAACCCAGCAGGAGATCAAGGCAGCTATTTGGCCCTTGGCTGAATGGTGTTACAAACGTGATTTATGGAGATGctcattatgtaataactgccTCTAGTGGTGAATGATATGTACTACATACACTCCCAACACTGAGAATGACCAGTTATGGTAACCACACACAGTAAATGGGTTTGGTTCTCTGCATACGGTTcctattaattaatacataaaatTAAGGAATTTAAATGAGATGATGACAGACTGGTGGGCCCATTCGTTGCAGGTACCAGTTTGTGGATTAAATATTTTGGCTTTAAATTGGCCTTCAGCTCACCTTATGAGTGTGTCCGGcctcctgtgccctgtgacacaCTGTGCCTTGAGTTCCACAGATGTCCTCCCCCCTGCTTGGAATAGTCCCATTTCTCTGTCGTCCGTAGGTTAGGATTGATACACTAAACAAACGTCAAAGGCTTTTCCACCGTTTTCGCCGGAGGTGCCGTGCTGGCGGGCGCGGCTCTTTTTACCCTTTTGGGTTTCCCCCTCTGCTCATTTCCCTGCCGTGCCTCTTTCAGGTGGACAAGCTGGACGCATCGGAGTCACTGaggaaggaggaggagcaggccACAGAGACACAGCCCATTGTTTACGGTAGGGCCTCGCACTGCTCCGCGCTGTGCATATAGATAGAAGTGTCTGTACAGAGAAATGTTTTATGGCATCTATTCAGAGGACAGTAGTTGCACTGTCCAGATGGAGCACAGATTCAGAGCAGGTAGCATTTTCTAAGCTGGTGTCCATGTGCGTCGTCATCAGCTGCTCATAATGCTGTTTCCCACTTCGGTAATGTAAAATGGTGTCCATCTCTCCTGCAGGCACACCCCAGCTGATGCTCACTGCTGGCCCCAGCGTTGCCGTGCCCCCCCAGCAGGCTTACGGCTACGGCTACACGGCGCCGGCCGGTTATGCTGCGGCCCCTCCCCAACCCCAGCCAAGTTTTGGCTACGGCATGTGAGGCCCCCACCTTGCTGTGCCTGGGGCCTGTCCATCCTATATATCAAGCAGTTCTCCACCAGCTTGTAATGATTATCTACTCACTGCAGGAGATTCGAATaagcagttgttttttttttattactattttctttttaatttttcatgAAGGACATTTTATTTCTGTTGCTTAAATTTTGGATCATAATGTTTGTTGCCTCCACATTCCATTTTCAGTAGAATGATTGTTCCCCCCATGTTTTATTTCTAGGGTAATTAATGTATGTTTAGATTTGGAAGAGAACGTCCACAATTAAAGGTTTCTTTTGAAGCATCTTATTTGCACTCTAGTGAGATGAAACTAATGTAGAATTTCCATGTTGATGTAAGCCGCTTGTTCTGTCTGTAAGATGCATTTAattattgtatattaaaaaaGCTCAATATTCATATTTGAACATTGAACTGCAGCTTACACAACTACAACAGCTAGAAACACTAAAAAGAAAAGTCTACTACACGAGTGTAGTTGtgtaaaaaatggaaaatgcatACAGACGTGGTTTATAAAGTAAATTCTAATCTTTCCCCAGCCTATGCAGGTTACCCAGTTTAACTGTAGAAGAGAAGTTTTTTTTCGTTCACTCCATGTATACCAGGTGACCTTCTGTTGTGCTATCGACAGTGTTGTGTGGGACCATTCcatttgaaggggggggggaccctaGCCCTTCTGACCTGTGTGTGTATTAACCCGTCCCTTGTGCTGAGGTTTGTGTATGCTGGATATTGTGGTGTACTAGGTCACTGTTCCAAGTGTACAGAAGAGAGGATTTAAAACCTAATACCGTGCTGTCCTgagttttttttgcaatttgcCCACTGATGAAATTGAGAATAAAATTACAGGACTATTTTGGTGTCTAAATCTGTGTGTTAAAATCATAAATCATCCACCTTCAAAGTTACCTTAATATTTCCTCTTCACttaatttatacatatatattggaTCATAAATGATTTCCCTCAAAATAAAGGCTTCTTGTTTGTCAAGAACAGTTCTGTGTAATGCCTGTTTATGTGCCATGTATTTTGTTAATTCAGAGTATGGCTCATAATTATACATAATTTGTATTAAAGGTTTTAACATGCATTTCAAATGTGGAAATGCTTTAGTGTAACTGTAAATGTTAACAAATGCAATAACCAGCTCAATGAGTGGCTGTATATGGTGAAACAAATATACTCAACTATGTACGTGTACAATTGTCTGATTTACAGAAATGTCTCGTTATCTATTGCAGAATGTCTCAACGGCCAGTTGTAACATTGGTTTGAGTATAAGGTAGGCCGCTAGATGGCACTGTAAACAACTGACTCCCACTCAGAGCATATCAAAATTGTTAAAACTGGGAAAATCAGTGCTAAGATTGCTGGGGGGAGGGATTTTACCACTAGTGACTGTCCAGTTGTGTCTCCGACGTGTGGCTCATGAATAACTGAAAGATCTTTACAAAAATTTCAAGAAAAAATATTTCGGGTTCAACTTGTGTTTAGAGTTGTGATTAAAAGTTACCTGAAAACCTTAATTGAGTTGTCAATTTCTTTAATTTTGTCCGATCCACATGAGGTTTAGTCTAAATGTCTGCAGGCAAAATGTTTCATGAAGTTTATGCTCGTAAGTGGAAAGAGTCCAGTCCATACAAAAAATTTACAGCAGTTTGTTTTAAAAGAGTTCTTTATCACAAGACTAACATTCTTCCACAAATCAAAAAATGACAATTCTTGGGACTTTGGACAAGTGAAGCGTAATGATTTTGCATCATTGAGTCCTTTGGAGTTTAATCTTGCACAAAGCTTTGTAAAGTCAATATTTCACTGCACTTTTTAAACAACTGTAGGCCAACAAATACTAGTATGCAGTTCAAAAAGGACCTAAATTATGTTTTATAGCACTAGTAAAGAGTACAAGGCTTTCTAACCATTCATCATCAATAAAGTTTTAAGTGCCCAGTGACCATGTCAATTAGATCAGCAGGTCCTGGACCTACACCTAAAACAGTACGTGAGCCAGGAGCAATCTGAGTTCTCCCAGCATCCTGAATTAAGCTCACTGGCAGTCCAAATTCTTTAGCCCGAATTAAGAGTTCATGTAAGGTGTCTTCATCTGGGGCCTTGACCACCACCTTAGGCTGGCCAGAGTACTCCCACTGTTTCAGGAGGTCAGGGTTTCTCCGTTGGACTTGTTTGTAGGCAGACACTGCGGCGTGGGAGCACTGGGCTGCAACCTTCCCTTTTCCCATCTTCAAGTCGCTCCGCACCACCAAGATCATCTTGAATTCTCCGCTCTCCCCCATAACACTCGCCTCGTCTTCACTTCCATAGGGAGCAGAGTCTTTTAACGATCTGACAAAGCGGCCTCGAAGGAGCCATCCGATGCAGAGACCACAACCCAAACCCGCTACAACTCCTAAAGCAATCTGAGTGGATAGCGAATCCATTTAGAAACCGCAGCTGTagatttctggaaaaaaaaacataaaaaataaagttgttAGTCAAGCGGCTCCATAGCGACATCATAGGATTTAAAGTTAATTGTATCTTTATGGTTAACAAAATTGCATTTGTGAAAAATGGGGTCTAACATTTTCTCTAAAATGTCACATAGGAGCTAAAGATTTTATAgatgaaatttttttttaaagattttatagaTGCTGTCAAAGacctgtttaaataaaaagAGATTTCCAGAAATTAAGTATTTCCTGTTTAAATATCTATTGTTCCTGTGATAACCGCGATCAAACGATTACATAGATCAGTCTTAACACTATTACTGATTTCTGCATGCGGGCCCTTCCTTATTCAGATAGCACGTTAGCTTAGAAATCTACTTGGATATCTGGTTAACTCGGTCCAAAAAAATGTACGCTACAAAACAACGTTTAAGGTGGCTTACTTCGTTCAAAAACACTGCAGACAGTCTGATGCAATCAAGTTGACGTATCCAGCAACTTTCTACGCCTTTTAACTAAAAGCGGCGAACCCCCAGCCACCTGCACTTTTTCCGTTTATGCCTACAGTCATGCGGTCGTCGCACACTGATGATATCAGCACGGGGTATCtgcttaatcaaataaaaaccGTAATTTGACGAAAAGCACTAGTGGTTAAAAATCCAAAGTGAATACGCCATTTGGGTAAATTAAGTTTTTAACGTGCTGTACGCGAGATTAATTTCGCGTCGCGGACTTTGGTAGGGCCAGCGTTAGTATAGACCAATCAGAAGCCGCAACGTTTGAGGAAGTGCGTGACGTGTAGTGAATGACCGCGCGACGGCTTCCTGCGCTTCTGACTGCGGCGGCAGTGTGACAGTGGAAAAGAGAAGGTAAGGCAGTGTACATATTACCAGGTTCTTTGTAATGCTGGGGATATACGCGTGTAATTATTATCAGTCAATACAAGGTAATCTGCAGTAGTGTCTTAATCCGATAGCGAGCATTTctttaaaattttgtgtttttacGGATTGTGAATCGGGTGACTAATTAGACGAAGTGTCTGACAAACAGAAATAGCCAGTTCGGGGTTCGTTAGGCCGGCTGACATTCTGCTCCTGTGCTCGGGCGCCGCCTCCACCTCGCGCTATGCTTGTGGCAAGGTGTCATTTACCGGCGTTTGGAAAGAGTAATTCGCCCGGCTCCAGCCTGACCGGTGCGCCTGTCTGACCTTCGGGAAAGGCCGCTAAACATCGACTTAACTTGGCTGTCCGGTACCAGCGTCCGCCTTTTGTTTGTTAGTATAACGTGAAATAGTCATTGATACTAACCCCCATAGCAGTGTTTTCAGAGACGTGATACTTTCAGGGTACTGCTGCTGAGTAGGAATTTAAGGCTAAATTGAATGGTATTATTTAGTCGAGCATGCTGTTTTGGGgagaaaattatatatatatttttttatataattaagTTTTACTAAGCTGTTCATTATATAGacactgcct
This genomic stretch from Brienomyrus brachyistius isolate T26 chromosome 6, BBRACH_0.4, whole genome shotgun sequence harbors:
- the cltca gene encoding clathrin, heavy chain a (Hc) isoform X2, which encodes MAQILPIRFQEHLQLQNLGINPANIGFSTLTMESDKFICVREKVGEQAQVVIIDLNDVNNPIRRPISADSAIMNPASKVIALKAAKTLQIFNIEMKSKMKAHTMTDDVTFWKWISLNTVALVTDNAVYHWSMEGDSQPIKVFDRHSSLAGCQIINYRTDAKQKWLLLIGISAQQNRVVGAMQLYSVDRKVSQPIEGHAAGFAQFKMEGNAEESTLFCFAVRGQAGGKLHIIEVGTPPTGNQPFPKKAVDVFFPPEAQNDFPVAMQISSKQDVVFLITKYGYIHLYDLETGTCIYMNRISGETIFVTAPHEATAGIIGVNRKGQVLSVCVEEENIIPYITNVLQNPDLALRMAVRNNLAGAEELFARKFNNLFAGGNYSEAAKVAANAPKGILRTPDTIRRFQSVPAQPGQTSPLLQYFGILLDQGQLNKYESLELCRPVLQQGRKQLLEKWLKEDKLECSEELGDLVKSVDPTLALSVYLRANVPNKVIQCFAETGQFPKIVLYAKKVGYTPDWIFLLRNVMRISPEQGLQFSQMLVQDEEPLADITQIVDVFMEYNLIQQCTSFLLDALKNNRPSEGPLQTRLLEMNLMHAPQVADAILGNQMFTHYDRAHIAQLCEKAGLLQRALEHYTDLYDIKRAVVHTHLLNPEWLVNFFGSLSVEDSMECLRAMLSANIRQNLQICVQVASKYHEQLGTQALTELFESFKSFEGLFYFLGSIVNFSQDPEVHFKYIQAACKTGQIKEVERICRESNCYDPERVKNFLKEAKLTDQLPLIIVCDRFDFVHDLVLYLYRNNLQKYIEIYVQKVNPSRLPVVIGGLLDVDCSEDVIKNLILVVRGQFSTDELVAEVEKRNRLKLLLPWLESRIHEGCEEPATHNALAKIYIDSNNNPERFLRENPYYDSRVVGKYCEKRDPHLACVAYERGQCDQELINVCNENSLFKSLSRYLVRRRDPDLWASVLLETNPYRRPLIDQVVQTALSETQDPEEVSVTVKAFMTADLPNELIELLEKIVLDNSVFSEHRNLQNLLILTAIKADRTRVMEYINRLDNYDAPDIANIAISNELFEEAFAIFRKFDVNTSAVQVLIEHIGNLDRAYEFAERCNEPAVWSQLAKAQLQKGLVKEAIDSYIKADDPSAYMEVVQAANQSGNWEDLVKFLQMARKKARESYVETELIFALAKTNRLAELEEFINGPNNAHIQQVGDRCYDEKMYEAAKLLYNNVSNFGRLASTLVHLGEYQAAVDGARKANSTRTWKEVCFACVDGKEFRLAQMCGLHIVVHADELEELINYYQDRGYFEELITMLEAALGLERAHMGMFTELAILYSKFKPQKMREHLELFWSRVNIPKVLRAAEQAHLWAELVFLYDKYEEYDNAIITMMNHPTDAWKEGQFKDIITKVANVELYYKAIQFYLEFKPLLLNDLLIVLSPRLDHSRAVNFFSKVKQLPLVKPYLRSVQNHNNKSVNEALNNLFITEEDYQALRTSIDAYDNFDNISLAQRLEKHELIEFRRIAAYLFKGNNRWKQSVELCKKDKLYKDAMQYASESKDIELAEELLQWFLQEDKKECFAACLFTCYDLLRPDVVLETAWRHNIMDFSMPYFIQVMREYLSKVDKLDASESLRKEEEQATETQPIVYGTPQLMLTAGPSVAVPPQQAYGYGYTAPAGYAAAPPQPQPSFGYGM
- the cltca gene encoding clathrin, heavy chain a (Hc) isoform X1 → MAQILPIRFQEHLQLQNLGINPANIGFSTLTMESDKFICVREKVGEQAQVVIIDLNDVNNPIRRPISADSAIMNPASKVIALKAAKTLQIFNIEMKSKMKAHTMTDDVTFWKWISLNTVALVTDNAVYHWSMEGDSQPIKVFDRHSSLAGCQIINYRTDAKQKWLLLIGISAQQNRVVGAMQLYSVDRKVSQPIEGHAAGFAQFKMEGNAEESTLFCFAVRGQAGGKLHIIEVGTPPTGNQPFPKKAVDVFFPPEAQNDFPVAMQISSKQDVVFLITKYGYIHLYDLETGTCIYMNRISGETIFVTAPHEATAGIIGVNRKGQVLSVCVEEENIIPYITNVLQNPDLALRMAVRNNLAGAEELFARKFNNLFAGGNYSEAAKVAANAPKGILRTPDTIRRFQSVPAQPGQTSPLLQYFGILLDQGQLNKYESLELCRPVLQQGRKQLLEKWLKEDKLECSEELGDLVKSVDPTLALSVYLRANVPNKVIQCFAETGQFPKIVLYAKKVGYTPDWIFLLRNVMRISPEQGLQFSQMLVQDEEPLADITQIVDVFMEYNLIQQCTSFLLDALKNNRPSEGPLQTRLLEMNLMHAPQVADAILGNQMFTHYDRAHIAQLCEKAGLLQRALEHYTDLYDIKRAVVHTHLLNPEWLVNFFGSLSVEDSMECLRAMLSANIRQNLQICVQVASKYHEQLGTQALTELFESFKSFEGLFYFLGSIVNFSQDPEVHFKYIQAACKTGQIKEVERICRESNCYDPERVKNFLKEAKLTDQLPLIIVCDRFDFVHDLVLYLYRNNLQKYIEIYVQKVNPSRLPVVIGGLLDVDCSEDVIKNLILVVRGQFSTDELVAEVEKRNRLKLLLPWLESRIHEGCEEPATHNALAKIYIDSNNNPERFLRENPYYDSRVVGKYCEKRDPHLACVAYERGQCDQELINVCNENSLFKSLSRYLVRRRDPDLWASVLLETNPYRRPLIDQVVQTALSETQDPEEVSVTVKAFMTADLPNELIELLEKIVLDNSVFSEHRNLQNLLILTAIKADRTRVMEYINRLDNYDAPDIANIAISNELFEEAFAIFRKFDVNTSAVQVLIEHIGNLDRAYEFAERCNEPAVWSQLAKAQLQKGLVKEAIDSYIKADDPSAYMEVVQAANQSGNWEDLVKFLQMARKKARESYVETELIFALAKTNRLAELEEFINGPNNAHIQQVGDRCYDEKMYEAAKLLYNNVSNFGRLASTLVHLGEYQAAVDGARKANSTRTWKEVCFACVDGKEFRLAQMCGLHIVVHADELEELINYYQDRGYFEELITMLEAALGLERAHMGMFTELAILYSKFKPQKMREHLELFWSRVNIPKVLRAAEQAHLWAELVFLYDKYEEYDNAIITMMNHPTDAWKEGQFKDIITKVANVELYYKAIQFYLEFKPLLLNDLLIVLSPRLDHSRAVNFFSKVKQLPLVKPYLRSVQNHNNKSVNEALNNLFITEEDYQALRTSIDAYDNFDNISLAQRLEKHELIEFRRIAAYLFKGNNRWKQSVELCKKDKLYKDAMQYASESKDIELAEELLQWFLQEDKKECFAACLFTCYDLLRPDVVLETAWRHNIMDFSMPYFIQVMREYLSKVDAIKEKVDKLDASESLRKEEEQATETQPIVYGTPQLMLTAGPSVAVPPQQAYGYGYTAPAGYAAAPPQPQPSFGYGM